GCTTCACGAAAGACGGACAGGGTCTCAAGCATGGTCGTGGCGCCCCTGAAATGCCGTTCCACCAGCGACCACAATGCGATGCCCGTTGACGCGCTCCACGTCCACCGGAATGCCGTACATCTTCGTGAGCGTTGCTTCGTTCATGATGTCATCGACCGTTCCAATGCGGAATCCGCCTTCGAGCACCAGGGCAATGCGCTTGACGTAATTCGCGATCTCGTTCAAGGCATGGCTCACCATCAATACGGTCAGCGCATCGTGGTCATGCAGCTCTCGTACGAGCCCCAGAATCTGGGTCGTGGCCACGAGATCCATCCCCTCGGTGGGTTCGTCCAACACGAGCACTGTGGGTTCGCCCACGAGGGCGCGCGCGATGAGCGATCGCTGCTTTTGTCCGCCAGATAACGCGGAGAGCTGGTGGTGTGCCAAGTGCGGAATTCCCACATGCTCCAGCGCTTGCATGGCGCGGTTCCGGTCGTCCGCGCCAGGGCGTCGACCGAGGCCGATGCGGTCATAGCGTCCCATCATGACTACATCCAGCACTTTGAGCGGGTAGACGGAATCCACCGTCTCGCGCTGCGGCACATAGCCAAATCGCAGCCCCGGCTGCACCGCGACCGTTCCGCCGAGCGGAGCCAGCGATCCGAGAATGTTGCGCAGGATCGTGGTCTTGCCGGCCCCATTGGGGCCGACGAGACCAAGAAAGTCGCCCGACGGAATCTCGAACGAAATATCCGAGAGCACCTTGCGGCGCCCATACCCGAGCGTGGCCCGCTCAAAGCGTACCAAGGGTGTCATCGTAACGCGGCTGCGAGCATCGAGACGTCCTTCTGTAAGAGCATGAAATAATCGGGAGTGCCGGGTACGCCGCCAACGGACGGCGGGAGAACGAGCACCGTCGCGCCCGTCTGCCGTGCAACGAGGTCCGACATTTTCTTGTCGTAGAAGGGCTCCATGATGATCACCTTCGCGCCACTGGCTTTGATCGCGGCAACGACCGAGAGGAGATGCGAAGGCGACGGCGGAACCCCAGGCTTCGGTTCCATATACGCTACGATTTTCATACCGGTGTACTGCCCGAAGTAGTGCCAGCTCGTATGCCACGCCACCACGGGCTTGCCGCGAATCGACGCGAGGTCGGCCGCCCATCCTTTTTCGGTTGCGCCGAGCTTTTCCTCAAAAGCCTTTTCATTGGCGTCGTACACGGCGGCTCCCTTGGGGTCGAGCTCCGTGAACTTGGCGAGGAAGAGCTTCGCCATACGCCGCCCATTTTCCGGGTCGAGCCAATAGTGCGGATTGCCAAGCGGATGTACATCGCCTTGGCTACGATCGAGGTTGCCGGTGGGCACATCAATCACCGCAATGGCGCGCGACACATCGAGATACCCGCTGCCGCCTGGGTTCAAACGCGGGTTGCGGGCGCCGTCAAGCAACAACGACATCCAACCGATCTCAAGGTCGAGGCCCACGAACGCCCACACGTCGGCGTTGCGGAGTTGCAGCACAAAGCTGGGTTTTGCCTCGATGAAATGCGGATCCTGGTATCCCTCGCCGATGTGCGTGGCCGTAATGCGGGTTCCGCCGACGGCTTTGGCGATGTCGTAGAGGTCGGTGGTACTGGTGACCACCTTCAGCTGTGCCTGCGCCGGGGCCGCCCCAAGGGCGGCTGCGACGAGCACCGTCATCAATGTTCGTACCATCATTGCGTATAGCTCCCGGCGCTGGGCGCCGTTGGCGGGCTCAAAAGGGATTGGTGCGCACGGATCAGAAGGGATGCGCCTTGTGCGGACCCACGGCGAAGGTCGCTTGCAGCAGAATGCGGTCTTCGGCGAATCCGCCCCCCCAACTGCGACGTTCGTAGCTCGCGACCAGCTTGGAGAACTCACTGGGAAACCACTCCAGCACCCCGGAGCCGGCCGTCAGACGCGCACCGCCGAACGTCGGGTCCTGCACCGTGTCCCAACGGGCTCCGGCGTACACGCGCTGCGCGAGTTGCCAACGCGCAAACACATAGGCGCCGTCGTAGTCGCGAATCAGCGGTGCGCCGGCGGCGTCCGGATTGGCAAGCCAGCCCTTGTCATTGATCTGCCTCATCCACTCCGCTTGCAGAATGAATGACTGGTACAGTCCCTGCTGGAGCGGCTTCCACCGGTACGTCAGGTCGGCGCCCACGAGCGTCTGTCGCGCGTTCACCGCGTTCGTACCGTCGGTGGTCGTAAATCCGAGCGCTGTTTGTCGATTGCCGGTGATCCCGCTCAGCGAGAGCTCCAGGTTTGATGCTTGCGAGAGATCCCAATAGTTGCGGAGTCGCGC
The genomic region above belongs to Gemmatimonadota bacterium and contains:
- a CDS encoding metal ABC transporter ATP-binding protein — protein: MTPLVRFERATLGYGRRKVLSDISFEIPSGDFLGLVGPNGAGKTTILRNILGSLAPLGGTVAVQPGLRFGYVPQRETVDSVYPLKVLDVVMMGRYDRIGLGRRPGADDRNRAMQALEHVGIPHLAHHQLSALSGGQKQRSLIARALVGEPTVLVLDEPTEGMDLVATTQILGLVRELHDHDALTVLMVSHALNEIANYVKRIALVLEGGFRIGTVDDIMNEATLTKMYGIPVDVERVNGHRIVVAGGTAFQGRHDHA
- a CDS encoding metal ABC transporter substrate-binding protein, with protein sequence MMVRTLMTVLVAAALGAAPAQAQLKVVTSTTDLYDIAKAVGGTRITATHIGEGYQDPHFIEAKPSFVLQLRNADVWAFVGLDLEIGWMSLLLDGARNPRLNPGGSGYLDVSRAIAVIDVPTGNLDRSQGDVHPLGNPHYWLDPENGRRMAKLFLAKFTELDPKGAAVYDANEKAFEEKLGATEKGWAADLASIRGKPVVAWHTSWHYFGQYTGMKIVAYMEPKPGVPPSPSHLLSVVAAIKASGAKVIIMEPFYDKKMSDLVARQTGATVLVLPPSVGGVPGTPDYFMLLQKDVSMLAAALR